The following proteins are encoded in a genomic region of Alnus glutinosa chromosome 8, dhAlnGlut1.1, whole genome shotgun sequence:
- the LOC133875995 gene encoding thioredoxin-like 1-2, chloroplastic isoform X1 has protein sequence MMTCSMKSCLSFYGLNMNETVLGSKSRGVCGFCPSFGSSQSRNSKSRALPVLSVDFMGKPLLFADQTQTGDWSPKSHSNFSVRAQASFCVSRARRWWEKTLKPNMVEIHSAQELVDSLIYAGDRLVIVDFYSPGCGGCKTLHPKICQLAELNPNAIFLKVNYEELKTMCHSLHIHVLPFFRFYRGPEGRLSSFSCTNATIKKFKDALAKYGTERSSLGPAKGLDESELMSLASIHEISIHSPFPSSREESVEDLVMESIDFSGVLSKAGNKMELKEEMLC, from the exons ATGATGACTTGTTCAATGAAGAGCTGTCTTTCCTTTTATGGGTTGAACATGAATGAAACTGTTCTTGGCTCGAAATCCAGAGGGGTTTGTGGGTTTTGTCCCTCTTTTGGTTCTTCACAGTCTAGAAACTCAAAATCAAGAGCTTTACCCGTTTTAAGTGTCGATTTTATGGGAAAGCCCCTACTTTTTGCAGATCAAACGCAGACAGGAGACTGGAGTCCCAAATCCCACAGCAATTTCTCTGTTCGG GCACAAGCATCATTCTGTGTGAGCCGAGCTCGGAGATGGTGGGAGAAGACTCTAAAACCCAACATGGTGGAGATTCATTCGGCGCAAGAACTTGTGGATTCCTTGATTTATGCTGGTGATAGATTGGTCATAGTTGACTTCTACTCGCCTGGTTGTGGAGGTTGCAAAACTCTCCATCCTAAg atCTGTCAGCTGGCTGAACTGAACCCCAATGcaatttttcttaaagttaACTATGAGGAGCTCAAAACTATGTGTCACAGTCTCCACATTCATGTTCTACCATTCTTTAGGTTCTATAGAGGTCCAGAGGGTCGTCTATCTAGTTTCAGCTGCACCAATGCAACT ATCAAGAAATTCAAAGATGCATTGGCAAAGTATGGGACTGAGCGATCTAGTCTTGGTCCTGCAAAAGGCCTAGATGAATCCGAGCTAATGAGTTTGGCATCAATCCACGAAATTTCAATACATTCACCATTTCCATCCTCCAGGGAAGAAAGTGTGGAGGATTTGGTTATGGAAAGCATAGATTTTTCTGGTGTCTTGAGCAAAGCAGGCAATAAGATGGAACTCAAAGAGGAGATGCTTTGTTGA
- the LOC133875995 gene encoding thioredoxin-like 1-2, chloroplastic isoform X2 has protein sequence MMTCSMKSCLSFYGLNMNETVLGSKSRGVCGFCPSFGSSQSRNSKSRALPVLSVDFMGKPLLFADQTQTGDWSPKSHSNFSVRAQASFCVSRARRWWEKTLKPNMVEIHSAQELVDSLIYAGDRLVIVDFYSPGCGGCKTLHPKIKKFKDALAKYGTERSSLGPAKGLDESELMSLASIHEISIHSPFPSSREESVEDLVMESIDFSGVLSKAGNKMELKEEMLC, from the exons ATGATGACTTGTTCAATGAAGAGCTGTCTTTCCTTTTATGGGTTGAACATGAATGAAACTGTTCTTGGCTCGAAATCCAGAGGGGTTTGTGGGTTTTGTCCCTCTTTTGGTTCTTCACAGTCTAGAAACTCAAAATCAAGAGCTTTACCCGTTTTAAGTGTCGATTTTATGGGAAAGCCCCTACTTTTTGCAGATCAAACGCAGACAGGAGACTGGAGTCCCAAATCCCACAGCAATTTCTCTGTTCGG GCACAAGCATCATTCTGTGTGAGCCGAGCTCGGAGATGGTGGGAGAAGACTCTAAAACCCAACATGGTGGAGATTCATTCGGCGCAAGAACTTGTGGATTCCTTGATTTATGCTGGTGATAGATTGGTCATAGTTGACTTCTACTCGCCTGGTTGTGGAGGTTGCAAAACTCTCCATCCTAAg ATCAAGAAATTCAAAGATGCATTGGCAAAGTATGGGACTGAGCGATCTAGTCTTGGTCCTGCAAAAGGCCTAGATGAATCCGAGCTAATGAGTTTGGCATCAATCCACGAAATTTCAATACATTCACCATTTCCATCCTCCAGGGAAGAAAGTGTGGAGGATTTGGTTATGGAAAGCATAGATTTTTCTGGTGTCTTGAGCAAAGCAGGCAATAAGATGGAACTCAAAGAGGAGATGCTTTGTTGA